TTTCGCCTTGAACACCGTCCCCGGAATAAAAGTCAGATCTTTTACCTCGATTCCGCTGTTCAGCGCATCTGCGATCTCTACGATAGAATGTTCGCCCATCCCATAAGAGATCAGGTCAGCCTGTGCATCCAGCAAAATGGAACGCTTCACCTTGTCCGACCAGTAGTCATAATGTGCCATTCTTCGAAGACTTGCCTCAATCCCACCCAGAATAATGGGCGTATGCTTATAGGTCTGACGGATCAGGTTTCCATAGACCACTGCCGCATAATCCGGTCGTTTTCCCATCTCTCCGCCTGGGGTATAGGCATCGGTTTTCCTTCTTTTTTTCGATACAGAATAATGATTTACCATGGAATCCATATTTCCGGCACTGACCAGAAACGCCAGTCTGGGTTCTCCAAGAACAGCAATGCTTTCCGGATCTTTCCAGTCCGGCTGGGAAATGATTCCCACCGTGTACCCTCTGGATTCCAGGATCCGGCTGATGATGGCATGTCCAAAAGAGGGATGATCCACATAGGCATCCCCGATCACATACACAAAATCCAGTTGTTCGATTCCACGTTCTTCCATATCCGCCCGACATACAGGCAAAAATTTACAGTTGTTCATAGGTTCCTTTCAAAACTTCAAAATAATCCTGAATAAAATAATCTGCCAGCGCACGTTTCTTTTCGATCTGATCCTCAGAGAACTTGTCTGCGACAGCACAGGTTTTCATGCCGGCTGATTTGCCTGCCATCAGTCCTGCCGGAACATCTTCAAAGATCAGACAGTCTTTGGGATCCACTCCCAGATCCTCTGCCGCTTTCAGATACACATCCGGAGCCGGTTTCCCAATCTTCACCTCATCTGAAGTACAGATGGCGTCAAATTCCTGCAGGATTCCTCTGGCCTCCAGAACCATTTCTGTCATATCACGGTCATTGCTGGTCGCAATTCCGATTTTAATTCCGCATTTTTTCAGTTCTTCTAAAAATTCTTTCACACCGGACTTTAATTCCACTTCATCCCGATATAACCGATATCCCATTTCCATCCAGTCTGCTTTGATCTGTTCTACAGAATCCCTGATCTGAGGAAATGTTTTCTTATAGTATTTCGCAACATCTGTAAAACTCATTCCCTCGATGGCTTCATAGAATCCTTCCGGTTCCACCAGTTGATATCGTTTTACATAATCAACGTCTACTTCTTCCCAGACCCACATGGAATCGATCAATGTTCCGTCCATGTCGAAGATCACGCCCTTGATTTCCTCTAACATAATTTCTTTTTCTCCTCTTCTGTAAGTTCTCTGTATTCTCCCGGCTTAAGCGTTTCATCCAGAGAAAGTTCTGCCATCTGAACTCTTTTCAGAAAGGTAACTTCCTTTCCCAGTGCATGAAACATCCGTTTTACCTGATGGAATTTTCCCTCATGAATCGTCAGGGATATATAAGAAGTCTGTGTCTTCTCATCCACTGACAGAATCTGAAGCTTTGCCGGTGCACAGGGTTTCTTCTCCCCGATCTCCACACCCGCTGCAAACTTCTCTATATCTGTCTGATCTGCCATTCCCTGAATCTTTGCCTCATAGATTTTATCCACATGATGAGCCGGGGAAAGCAACCGATGCGCCAGCGGCCCGTCATTGGTAATCAGCAACAGTCCCACGGTATCTTTGTCAAGTCTTCCCACCGGAAAATAGTCCTGTCCTTTCAGCTCCGGAATCAGATCCAGCACCGTCTGATCTCTGCGATCTGTGGTGGCCGAGACGACTCCCGCCGGTTTGTATAACATATAGTAGCGATATTTTTCATAGGAAAGCAGCTTTCCCTGCACCGAAATATTCTGAATTTCGGTATCTACTTTATACTCCGGACTCTTTATTATTTTCTGATCCACACAGACCAGCCCCTGCCGGATCATTTTTTTCACTTCACTTCGAGTCCCGCAGTTCATATCTGAAAGGTATTTGTCCAGCCTGATTTTCATGACTGCCATCTCCATCCCGGCAGATATTTATTTTTTAAAGTGCCGGAAGCAAGTTTGCCCCAGCCCAACGGATAACCGTCCACACAGACTAAAGACCAGCCCTTGTCTTTCTGCTTGCGTCCGGAGCCTGCTTTCTGCTTCTTCTGACTGCTATTGCTGCACAAATCCGAAACATCCAGAGTCTCTCCTTTTAAATAACGATGAACCCGCTCATCTTCCACTGACAGATTCAGAACCTGATCATATTCTTCCATTTTCAGATACATCGCCAGTGCCTGACTCGGTTCAAACCGGTTCTTCTTCAGTTCTCCGAGAAGCAGTCCGGTTCTTAAGAAACGGATGCCTTTCAGA
This window of the Mediterraneibacter butyricigenes genome carries:
- a CDS encoding HAD family hydrolase, which gives rise to MLEEIKGVIFDMDGTLIDSMWVWEEVDVDYVKRYQLVEPEGFYEAIEGMSFTDVAKYYKKTFPQIRDSVEQIKADWMEMGYRLYRDEVELKSGVKEFLEELKKCGIKIGIATSNDRDMTEMVLEARGILQEFDAICTSDEVKIGKPAPDVYLKAAEDLGVDPKDCLIFEDVPAGLMAGKSAGMKTCAVADKFSEDQIEKKRALADYFIQDYFEVLKGTYEQL
- a CDS encoding pseudouridine synthase, with the protein product MKIRLDKYLSDMNCGTRSEVKKMIRQGLVCVDQKIIKSPEYKVDTEIQNISVQGKLLSYEKYRYYMLYKPAGVVSATTDRRDQTVLDLIPELKGQDYFPVGRLDKDTVGLLLITNDGPLAHRLLSPAHHVDKIYEAKIQGMADQTDIEKFAAGVEIGEKKPCAPAKLQILSVDEKTQTSYISLTIHEGKFHQVKRMFHALGKEVTFLKRVQMAELSLDETLKPGEYRELTEEEKKKLC